The following are encoded together in the Serratia odorifera genome:
- the cysK gene encoding cysteine synthase A translates to MSKIYEDNSLTIGHTPLVRLNRIGNGRILAKVESRNPSFSVKCRIGANMIWDAEKRGILTAGKELVEPTSGNTGIALAYVAAARGYKLTLTMPETMSIERRKLLKALGANLVLTEGAKGMKGAIAKAEEIVATDPNRYIILQQFSNPSNPEIHEKTTGPEIWEDTDGDVDVFVSGVGTGGTLTGVSRYIKKIKGKAIVSVAVEPTDSPVITQALAGEELKPGPHKIQGIGAGFIPGNLDLDLVDRVVQITNDEAISMARRLMEEEGILAGISSGAAVEAAVKLSQEPDFTDKTIVVILPSSGERYLSTALFADLFTEQELQQ, encoded by the coding sequence CTGAATCGAATCGGCAACGGACGTATTCTCGCCAAGGTTGAATCACGCAACCCAAGCTTCAGCGTCAAATGCCGTATCGGTGCCAATATGATTTGGGACGCAGAAAAACGCGGTATCCTCACCGCTGGCAAGGAACTGGTTGAACCGACCAGCGGCAACACCGGCATCGCGTTGGCCTACGTGGCGGCAGCTCGCGGTTACAAGCTGACGCTGACCATGCCGGAAACCATGAGCATCGAGCGGCGCAAACTGCTGAAAGCGCTGGGCGCCAATCTGGTGCTGACCGAAGGTGCCAAAGGCATGAAGGGCGCCATTGCCAAGGCGGAAGAAATCGTCGCCACCGATCCGAATCGCTATATTATCCTGCAGCAGTTCAGCAACCCGTCCAACCCGGAAATTCACGAAAAAACCACCGGCCCGGAAATCTGGGAAGACACCGATGGCGACGTTGACGTGTTTGTCTCCGGCGTAGGTACCGGCGGTACGCTGACCGGCGTCAGCCGTTACATCAAGAAAATCAAGGGCAAGGCCATCGTCAGCGTGGCGGTTGAACCTACCGATTCGCCGGTTATCACCCAGGCATTGGCCGGTGAAGAGCTGAAGCCGGGTCCGCACAAGATTCAAGGCATCGGCGCGGGCTTTATTCCCGGCAACCTGGATCTGGATCTGGTCGACCGCGTGGTGCAAATCACCAACGACGAGGCCATCAGCATGGCGCGCCGCCTGATGGAAGAAGAAGGCATTCTGGCCGGCATCTCCTCCGGCGCAGCGGTCGAAGCGGCGGTCAAGCTGTCGCAGGAACCCGACTTTACCGACAAAACGATAGTGGTTATCCTGCCTTCTTCCGGTGAACGCTATTTGAGTACTGCCCTGTTTGCAGATCTGTTTACAGAACAGGAATTGCAACAGTAG
- the crr gene encoding PTS glucose transporter subunit IIA, which translates to MGLFDKLKSLVSDDKKDTGTIEIVAPLSGEIVNIEDVPDVVFAEKIVGDGIAIKPAGNKMVAPVDGTIGKIFETNHAFSIESDSGIELFVHFGIDTVELKGEGFKRIAEEGQRVKKGDVVIEFNLPLLEEKAKSTLTPVVISNMDEIKELIKLSGSVTVGETPIIRIKK; encoded by the coding sequence ATGGGTTTGTTCGATAAACTGAAATCTCTGGTTTCTGATGACAAGAAAGACACGGGCACCATCGAAATCGTCGCCCCGCTTTCTGGCGAAATCGTCAATATCGAAGATGTGCCGGACGTAGTGTTCGCTGAAAAAATCGTTGGCGACGGTATTGCCATCAAGCCAGCCGGCAACAAAATGGTTGCCCCGGTGGACGGCACTATCGGTAAAATTTTCGAAACCAACCATGCTTTCTCGATCGAATCCGACAGCGGCATCGAGCTGTTCGTCCACTTCGGTATCGATACGGTTGAACTGAAAGGCGAAGGCTTCAAGCGCATCGCCGAAGAAGGCCAGCGCGTCAAGAAAGGCGATGTGGTCATCGAATTCAACCTGCCACTGCTGGAAGAAAAGGCCAAGTCTACCCTGACGCCGGTCGTTATCTCCAACATGGACGAGATCAAAGAGCTGATCAAACTGTCCGGCAGCGTTACCGTCGGTGAAACACCGATCATTCGCATCAAGAAGTAA
- a CDS encoding response regulator transcription factor, whose protein sequence is MKILLVDDDLELGTMLSEYLTAEGFNASLVLTGKAGVEGALSGEYTAMILDIMLPDMSGIDVLRDVRKKSRLPIIMLTAKGDNIDRVIGLEMGADDYVPKPCYPRELVARLRAVLRRFEEQPAAVDDDAPLVLGELALNPSTRSSEWRGQGFDLTASEFNLLELLLRAPERVVSKDELSEKGLGRPREAYDRSVDVHISNIRQKLAALTGNTLSIETVRSIGYRIR, encoded by the coding sequence ATGAAGATTTTACTGGTCGATGATGACCTTGAACTTGGCACCATGCTGAGTGAATACCTGACGGCGGAAGGGTTCAACGCCTCGCTGGTGCTGACCGGCAAAGCCGGGGTCGAGGGCGCGCTGTCCGGCGAGTATACCGCGATGATCCTGGATATTATGCTGCCGGACATGAGCGGTATTGACGTGTTGCGCGATGTGCGTAAAAAAAGCCGCCTGCCGATCATCATGCTGACCGCCAAGGGCGACAACATTGACCGAGTGATTGGCCTGGAAATGGGCGCCGATGATTATGTGCCAAAACCGTGTTATCCGCGTGAGCTGGTGGCACGCCTGCGCGCGGTGCTGCGCCGTTTTGAAGAACAGCCGGCCGCGGTCGATGACGATGCGCCACTGGTGCTCGGTGAACTGGCGCTCAACCCGTCGACCCGCAGCAGCGAATGGCGTGGCCAGGGGTTCGATCTTACCGCCTCTGAATTCAATCTGCTTGAGCTGCTGTTGCGCGCGCCGGAACGGGTGGTGTCAAAGGACGAACTGTCGGAAAAAGGGCTGGGTCGGCCACGTGAGGCCTACGATCGTAGCGTAGACGTGCATATCAGCAATATCCGCCAAAAACTGGCCGCGCTGACGGGTAATACGCTCAGTATCGAAACGGTGCGCAGCATCGGCTATCGGATCCGCTGA
- the ptsH gene encoding phosphocarrier protein Hpr, producing MFQQEVTITAPNGLHTRPAAQFVKEAKGFASEITVTSNGKSASAKSLFKLQTLGLTQGTVVTISAEGEDEQKAVEHLVKLMAELE from the coding sequence ATGTTCCAGCAAGAAGTTACTATTACCGCTCCGAATGGTCTGCACACTCGCCCTGCCGCGCAGTTCGTTAAAGAAGCCAAAGGCTTCGCGTCTGAAATCACCGTGACCTCTAACGGCAAAAGCGCCAGCGCCAAAAGCCTGTTTAAGCTGCAAACTCTGGGGCTGACCCAAGGGACCGTAGTAACCATTTCTGCTGAAGGTGAAGACGAGCAGAAAGCCGTTGAGCACTTGGTTAAACTGATGGCAGAGCTTGAGTAA
- the ptsI gene encoding phosphoenolpyruvate-protein phosphotransferase PtsI, whose translation MISGILVSPGIAFGKALLLKEDEIVINRKKISADLVEQEVSRFLEGRAKASEQLEAIKTKAGETFGEEKEAIFEGHIMLLEDEELEQEIIALIKDDLASADAAAYTVIEGQAKALEELDDEYLKERAADVRDIGKRLLQNILGLAIVDLSSIQDEVILVASDLTPSETAQLNLDKVLGFITDLGGRTSHTSIMARSLELPAIVGTTDVTKQVKNDDYLILDAVNNKIYVNPTADVIDQLKAAQNQYITEKNDLAKLKDLPAITLDGHQVEVCANIGTVRDVAGAERNGAEGVGLYRTEFLFMDRESLPTEDEQFQAYKAVAEAMGSQAVIVRTMDIGGDKDLPYMNLPKEENPFLGWRAIRIAMDRREILHAQLRAILRASAFGKLRIMFPMIISVEEVRDLKGELETLKAQLREEGKAFDETIEVGVMVETPAAAVIAHHLAKEVDFFSIGTNDLTQYTLAVDRGNELISHLYNPMSPSVLGLIKQVIDASHAEGKWTGMCGELAGDERATLLLLGMGLDEFSMSAISIPRIKKIIRNTNFEDVKALAAQALAQPTAQDLMNCVNKFIEEKTLC comes from the coding sequence ATGATTTCAGGCATTTTAGTATCACCGGGTATCGCTTTTGGTAAGGCTCTCCTACTGAAAGAAGATGAGATTGTCATCAACCGGAAGAAAATCTCTGCAGACCTTGTAGAGCAGGAAGTCTCGCGTTTTCTGGAAGGTCGCGCCAAAGCGTCCGAGCAACTGGAAGCGATCAAAACCAAAGCAGGCGAAACCTTCGGTGAAGAGAAAGAAGCGATCTTCGAAGGCCACATCATGCTGCTGGAAGACGAAGAGCTTGAGCAGGAAATCATAGCCCTCATCAAAGACGATCTGGCATCCGCAGACGCCGCAGCCTACACCGTGATCGAAGGTCAGGCAAAAGCGCTGGAAGAGCTGGACGACGAATACCTGAAAGAACGCGCGGCCGACGTACGCGACATCGGCAAGCGCCTGCTGCAAAACATTCTGGGTCTGGCCATCGTCGATCTGAGCTCGATCCAGGACGAAGTGATCCTGGTTGCCTCCGATCTGACGCCGTCCGAGACTGCGCAGCTGAACCTGGACAAGGTGCTGGGCTTTATCACCGACCTCGGCGGCCGGACGTCCCACACCTCGATCATGGCGCGTTCGCTTGAACTTCCGGCCATCGTTGGCACTACCGACGTGACCAAGCAGGTAAAAAACGACGACTACCTGATTCTGGACGCGGTTAACAACAAGATTTACGTTAACCCGACCGCTGACGTTATCGATCAGCTGAAGGCCGCTCAGAACCAGTACATCACCGAGAAAAACGATCTGGCCAAACTGAAAGACCTGCCGGCGATTACCCTCGACGGGCATCAGGTTGAAGTCTGCGCCAACATCGGCACCGTGCGCGACGTCGCAGGCGCCGAACGCAACGGCGCAGAAGGCGTTGGCCTGTACCGTACCGAATTCCTGTTCATGGACCGCGAATCGCTGCCAACCGAAGATGAGCAGTTCCAGGCTTACAAGGCCGTGGCCGAAGCCATGGGCTCGCAGGCGGTTATCGTGCGTACCATGGACATTGGCGGCGACAAGGATCTGCCGTACATGAATCTGCCGAAGGAAGAAAACCCGTTCCTCGGCTGGCGCGCCATCCGTATCGCGATGGATCGCCGTGAAATTCTCCACGCCCAGCTGCGCGCCATCCTGCGTGCCTCCGCCTTCGGCAAACTGCGCATCATGTTCCCGATGATCATTTCGGTAGAAGAAGTGCGCGATCTGAAAGGCGAACTGGAAACCCTGAAGGCCCAGCTGCGTGAAGAAGGCAAGGCATTTGACGAAACAATCGAAGTAGGCGTGATGGTGGAAACACCGGCTGCGGCGGTCATTGCTCACCACCTGGCAAAAGAAGTCGACTTCTTTAGTATTGGGACAAACGATCTAACCCAGTATACTCTGGCGGTAGATCGCGGCAACGAGCTGATTTCTCATCTCTATAACCCGATGTCCCCATCAGTACTTGGCCTGATTAAACAGGTTATTGATGCATCTCACGCAGAAGGCAAGTGGACCGGCATGTGCGGTGAACTGGCTGGCGATGAACGTGCTACACTGTTGTTATTGGGCATGGGGCTGGATGAGTTCAGCATGAGTGCGATTTCAATCCCACGCATCAAGAAAATTATTCGCAACACCAATTTCGAAGATGTGAAGGCGTTGGCAGCGCAGGCCTTGGCTCAGCCAACGGCACAAGATCTGATGAACTGCGTTAATAAGTTCATCGAAGAGAAAACGCTCTGCTAA
- a CDS encoding ATP-binding protein, translated as MRGRLFWKILLGYWLIFIFMMQALWVSFALYGNREPPENTLARRLVNMQITSAASLLRNGGIQALGAMSENWPDEDRRFMTVTPAAAPPSGQLHGALQPGRMPTKIVEWVQGADGQGYVLTYDVEGLRAQYRMDKRWHIFHIPAPMLWIGGLGGLLFSALLAWNLTRPMRQLRAGFDRVAQGDLSIRLFPTMRRRHDELSDVARDFDTMAERLDLLVSAREQLLHDVSHELRSPLARLQLAIGLARQNPNNVENSLQRIEHEAGRLDKMIGELLALSRAENNALPDEEYFDLYGLVEAVVNDARYEAQVPGVEIALQANSEVEYTVKGNAELMRRAVDNIVRNALRFSSAGQRVTVSLTPADQLFQIVVSDRGPGVEASKLSSIFDPFVRVKSPLSGKGYGLGLAITRKVVLAHGGQVEARNGEQGGLVITLRIPRWQS; from the coding sequence ATGCGCGGAAGGCTATTCTGGAAGATTCTGCTCGGCTATTGGCTGATTTTCATCTTTATGATGCAGGCGCTGTGGGTGTCATTTGCCCTCTACGGCAACCGCGAACCACCGGAAAATACCCTGGCCCGGCGGTTGGTTAACATGCAAATCACCTCGGCAGCCAGCCTGCTGCGCAATGGCGGTATTCAGGCACTGGGCGCGATGAGCGAGAACTGGCCGGACGAAGACCGACGCTTTATGACGGTCACGCCTGCCGCCGCGCCGCCGAGCGGCCAATTGCACGGCGCTCTGCAGCCGGGTCGCATGCCGACTAAAATTGTCGAATGGGTGCAGGGCGCCGATGGACAGGGTTATGTACTGACCTATGACGTCGAGGGGTTGCGTGCACAGTATCGCATGGATAAGCGCTGGCATATTTTCCACATTCCGGCGCCGATGCTGTGGATTGGTGGATTGGGCGGATTGCTGTTCAGCGCGCTGCTGGCGTGGAACCTGACGCGGCCGATGCGCCAGCTGCGCGCAGGCTTCGATCGCGTGGCGCAGGGCGATCTGTCCATTCGCCTGTTCCCGACCATGCGGCGCCGGCATGATGAGCTGTCGGACGTGGCGCGTGACTTTGATACGATGGCCGAACGGCTCGACCTGCTGGTCAGCGCACGCGAGCAGCTGCTGCACGACGTTTCCCATGAGCTGCGCTCACCGTTGGCACGTTTGCAACTGGCGATAGGCCTGGCGCGGCAGAATCCGAATAACGTTGAAAATTCGCTGCAACGCATCGAGCATGAGGCAGGGCGGTTGGATAAGATGATTGGCGAGCTGCTGGCGCTATCGCGGGCGGAAAACAACGCTTTGCCGGACGAAGAGTACTTCGATCTTTATGGGCTGGTGGAGGCGGTAGTGAATGATGCGCGCTATGAAGCGCAGGTGCCTGGCGTCGAAATCGCCTTGCAGGCCAACAGCGAAGTGGAATACACGGTCAAGGGCAATGCCGAACTGATGCGTCGCGCGGTGGACAATATCGTGCGCAACGCGCTGCGATTTTCCAGCGCCGGTCAGCGCGTGACGGTCAGCTTGACGCCTGCCGATCAGCTGTTCCAGATTGTGGTCAGCGATCGGGGGCCGGGGGTAGAAGCGTCTAAACTGTCGAGCATTTTCGATCCGTTCGTGCGGGTGAAATCCCCGTTGTCCGGCAAGGGCTACGGGCTAGGGCTGGCGATCACGCGTAAAGTGGTGCTGGCGCACGGCGGCCAGGTGGAAGCGCGTAACGGCGAGCAGGGGGGGTTGGTGATTACCCTGCGTATCCCGCGTTGGCAATCATAG
- the cysA gene encoding sulfate/thiosulfate ABC transporter ATP-binding protein CysA produces MSIEINNINKYFGRTKVLNDISLDIPSGEMVALLGPSGSGKTTLLRIIAGLESQSGGTLGFHGTDVSRVHARDRRVGFVFQHYALFRHMTVFDNIAFGLTVLPRRERPNAAAIRQKVEQLLEMVQLAHLANRYPSQLSGGQKQRVALARALAVEPQILLLDEPFGALDAQVRKELRRWLRQLHEELKFTSVFVTHDQEEAMEVADRIVVMSQGNIEQVGSPEQIMREPASRFVLEFMGEVNRLNGEIRGSQLFVGAHQWPLAFQPMHQGSVELFLRPWEMEVSSESSARCPLPVQVLEVSPRGHFWQLTVQPIGWHQDPITVVLAEGNETPVRGGRYYVGSLNARLYAGDHLLQPVALAKSA; encoded by the coding sequence ATGAGCATTGAGATTAACAATATCAACAAGTATTTCGGGCGTACCAAGGTACTGAACGACATCTCGCTCGATATCCCTTCCGGTGAGATGGTGGCGCTGTTGGGGCCATCGGGCTCCGGCAAAACCACGTTACTGCGTATTATCGCCGGGCTGGAAAGTCAGAGCGGCGGGACGCTGGGTTTCCACGGCACCGATGTTAGCCGGGTACACGCCCGCGATCGTCGCGTCGGCTTTGTCTTCCAGCATTATGCGTTGTTCCGCCATATGACGGTATTCGACAACATCGCCTTTGGTCTGACGGTGCTGCCGCGCCGCGAGCGGCCCAACGCGGCGGCAATCAGGCAAAAAGTGGAACAGCTGCTGGAAATGGTGCAGTTGGCGCATCTGGCCAACCGTTATCCGTCGCAGCTGTCCGGCGGCCAGAAGCAACGCGTGGCGTTGGCGCGCGCGTTGGCCGTAGAGCCACAGATTTTACTGCTGGACGAACCGTTCGGCGCGCTGGACGCGCAGGTACGCAAAGAACTGCGTCGCTGGCTACGTCAATTGCATGAAGAGTTGAAGTTCACCAGCGTGTTCGTGACGCACGATCAGGAAGAGGCGATGGAAGTCGCCGATCGCATCGTGGTGATGAGCCAGGGTAATATCGAACAGGTCGGTTCGCCGGAACAAATCATGCGTGAACCGGCCAGCCGCTTTGTGCTGGAATTTATGGGCGAGGTCAATCGCCTGAATGGCGAGATCCGCGGTTCTCAGCTGTTTGTCGGCGCACACCAGTGGCCGTTGGCGTTCCAGCCGATGCATCAGGGCAGTGTCGAGCTGTTCTTGCGTCCGTGGGAAATGGAAGTCAGCAGCGAAAGCAGCGCCCGTTGCCCGCTGCCGGTGCAGGTGTTGGAAGTCAGCCCGCGTGGCCACTTCTGGCAATTGACGGTACAGCCGATTGGCTGGCATCAGGATCCGATTACCGTGGTACTGGCAGAAGGCAATGAAACCCCGGTGCGCGGCGGTCGTTACTATGTCGGTAGCCTGAATGCGCGTCTGTATGCCGGCGATCATCTGCTTCAGCCTGTTGCATTAGCCAAAAGCGCCTGA
- the cysM gene encoding cysteine synthase CysM has product MTTLEHYIGNTPLVKLQRLAAGLDSEIWLKLEGNNPAGSVKDRAALAMIEQAELRGEIAPGDTLIEATSGNTGIALAMIAAMKGYTLKLLMPENMSQERQAAMRAYGAELILVSREQGMEGARDLALAMQQQGQGKVLDQFNNLDNPYAHFTTTGPEIWRQTEQRVTHFVSSMGTTGTITGVGGYLKSQDPQIQIIGLQPAEGSSIPGIRRWSPAYLPGIYRPELIDQVLDISQSEAEDTMRQLAQREGIFCGVSSGGAVSGALRVAAANPGSVIVAIICDRGDRYLSTGVFN; this is encoded by the coding sequence GTGACAACGCTGGAACATTACATCGGCAATACCCCACTGGTAAAACTGCAACGTCTGGCCGCCGGGCTTGACAGCGAAATCTGGCTGAAGCTGGAAGGTAACAATCCGGCTGGCTCGGTCAAGGATCGCGCTGCGCTGGCGATGATCGAACAGGCAGAGCTGCGCGGCGAGATAGCACCGGGTGATACGCTGATTGAAGCGACCAGCGGCAACACCGGCATTGCGCTGGCGATGATCGCTGCCATGAAAGGCTATACGCTGAAGCTGCTGATGCCGGAAAACATGAGTCAGGAACGTCAGGCCGCGATGCGCGCCTACGGTGCCGAGCTGATCCTGGTCAGCCGTGAGCAGGGCATGGAGGGCGCGCGCGATCTGGCGCTGGCGATGCAGCAGCAGGGGCAGGGCAAGGTGCTGGACCAGTTCAATAATCTGGACAATCCGTATGCGCATTTTACCACCACCGGGCCGGAAATCTGGCGGCAGACCGAACAGCGCGTTACGCATTTTGTCTCCAGTATGGGCACCACTGGCACCATCACCGGCGTCGGTGGCTACCTGAAGAGTCAGGATCCGCAGATACAAATCATCGGCCTGCAACCGGCGGAAGGCAGCAGTATTCCGGGTATTCGTCGCTGGTCGCCAGCCTATCTGCCGGGGATCTACCGACCGGAACTGATCGATCAGGTATTGGACATCAGCCAGAGCGAGGCCGAAGACACCATGCGCCAGTTGGCGCAGCGTGAAGGTATTTTCTGCGGCGTCAGTTCCGGTGGTGCGGTTTCCGGCGCATTGCGCGTTGCCGCCGCCAACCCGGGTAGCGTGATCGTGGCAATCATCTGCGATCGCGGCGATCGTTACCTGTCGACTGGCGTTTTCAACTAA